A DNA window from Choristoneura fumiferana chromosome 2, NRCan_CFum_1, whole genome shotgun sequence contains the following coding sequences:
- the LOC141445426 gene encoding bile salt-activated lipase-like, translating into MTFYFILAILVLFKYAAGAVPRVDPLVDSKVGLIRGQVATDGDYSMFLGIPYAKVDEANPFGPSVPYPAFEDTFSAFDDSAICPQVEEFNNTIVGTVDCLHLNVYVPTAASSRNRLPVLVWIYGGGFEIGFAGRYLYGPKFLVRHDIILVTLNYRLGPYGFMCLDTPAAPGNQGLKDQQLALRWVRDNIEAFGGDADKITIFGESAGSASVDFHLYQEQENLFQQAIMQSGTILNPWVVTNPGNEGPLKLAEHLGVNTDDVSEALSFLATVETKLVIAATIELGLTFRPCVENNFDDVVPFITEHPINLPVPNARFVKLFIGFNNDEGLAYYGNANAESLSQLDIVGDSLSEAFDFDSHTYEEMSEILRHFYFGDKDVSEETKRQVLDLFSDISFGHPTQRSLRKYYDNGANTIFSYLFSYAGERNFVKYNNKITIGGASHADEISYLFDVSYMKQIMSDEEQVVVDRMTSLWANFVKYGDPTPETTDLLPVKWVPATRDRWNYLNIDSELTMESRPFNDRMAFLDLFYKMNENFQKGINQNDA; encoded by the exons ATGACGTTCTATTTTATTCTTGCAATATTAGTTCTATTTAAATATGCTGCTGGGGCAGTTCCGCGAGTGGATCCGCTTGTGGACAGCAAGGTGGGGTTGATCCGAGGACAAGTGGCCACGGATGGAGATTACTCCATGTTCCTCGGTATCCCTTACGCTAAAGTCGACGAGGCCAATCCGTTCGGG CCATCGGTTCCCTATCCAGCTTTCGAAGACACGTTCTCTGCTTTTGATGACTCGGCTATTTGCCCTCAAGTAGAAGAATTCAACAACACTATAGTCGGGACCGTTGACTGTCTGCATCTCAACGTATACGTTCCTACTGCTGCTTCTTCTAGAAACCGTTTGCCTGTCCTCGTTTGGATCTATGGAGGTGGTTTTGAAATTGGATTTGCAGGACGATATCTTTACGGTCCAAAGTTTTTGGTCAGGCATGATATCATCTTGGTTACACTTAACTATCGCCTAGGGCCGTACGGTTTCATGTGCCTCGATACACCTGCTGCACCCGGCAATCAGGGACTCAAAGATCAACAACTAGCTCTAAGATGGGTTAGAGACAACATTGAAGCATTTGGTGGTGATGCTGATAAAATAACCATATTTGGTGAAAGTGCTGGTTCGGCGTCAGTAGATTTTCACCTATATCAAGAACAAGAAAACTTGTTTCAACAAGCTATAATGCAGAGTGGGACTATTCTGAATCCCTGGGTAGTAACCAACCCTGGTAACGAAGGACCATTAAAATTGGCTGAACATCTTGGTGTTAACACAGACGATGTAAGTGAGGCATTGTCATTCTTAGCCACAGTTGAAACAAAGCTTGTTATAGCTGCTACAATAGAGCTGGGCTTGACATTCCGACCATGTGTAGAAAATAACTTTGACGATGTAGTACCGTTTATAACAGAACATCCAATTAACTTGCCTGTACCAAATGCTCGATTTGTCAAACTTTTCATTGGATTCAATAACGACGAAGGACTAGCTTATTATGGAAATGCGAATGCTGAGTCTTTATCACAATTAGATATCGTTGGTGATTCTTTAAGTGAAGCTTTTGACTTCGATAGTCACACTTATGAAGAAATGTCAGAAATTCTTAGACATTTTTACTTCGGTGACAAGGATGTGAGTGAAGAAACTAAACGTCAAGTTTTAGATTTATTCTCGGATATAAGTTTTGGTCATCCGACGCAGAGAAGTCTTCGGAAATACTACGACAACGGGGCTAACACCATATTCTCATACTTATTTTCGTACGCCGGTGaaagaaattttgtaaaatataacaacaagATAACTATTGGCGGCGCGTCTCATGCAGatgaaataagttatttatttgacgtttcaTACATGAAACAAATTATGTCAGATGAAGAGCAAGTCGTAGTTGACAGGATGACAAGTTTGTGGGCCAATTTCGTAAAATATgg AGATCCAACTCCAGAGACTACCGACTTGCTACCAGTGAAATGGGTTCCGGCTACCAGAGACAGGTGGAACTACTTGAATATAGACTCGGAGTTGACTATGGAGAGCAGACCTTTTAATGACAGGATGGCTTTCTTAGACCTCTTCTACAAGATGAACGAAAACTTTCAGAAAGGCATAAACCAAAATGATGCTTAG
- the LOC141445618 gene encoding juvenile hormone esterase-like — protein sequence MACNAFLFVSVVVLAFRTAEAVPKFRPLEDDGYPVVNTNVGSIRGLRAEDGNYSMFMGIPFAEVDRDNPFGNAIPYPNFEETFDAFDDSAICPQTEEFNHTIVGTIDCLHVNVYVPDSASPQNKLPVFVWIFGGGFSFGFAGRFLYGPSYLVRHDIIFVTLNYRVGPYGFMCLDTPEVPGNQGLKDQVLALRWVRDNIAAFGGDETKITIGGNSAGGMAVDFHLHYGKDENLFHKIIPQSGTTIIYGSVETGDSTAPLKLAEYFDHTTSDLNDALSFLATVDPHQLIAATAETEVSFFVCVEKEFNNVESFITTHPVNTKIPRVKDIEVMIGFNNDEMYSSFASLPDIIFGMDDFVGTSLNNSFDFEGEEDLYNEMKEIVTHFYLGDDDINVQLKQEIIDISSDFFFNHPILRTVKKYLDNGVEKMYLYLFSYSGGRNFVKHRLNIEGGGAAHADELGYLFDIQYMEKPLDPADQLIVDRMTEMWANFVKYGDPTPAPTELVPVHWPPVTRDKWHYLELDTEIRVSTRPFQKRMAFLDLFYKKNERFQRGYEAPSSARSIVFDFL from the exons ATGGCGTGTAAcgcatttttatttgtaagtgtTGTTGTTTTAGCATTTCGAACTGCTGAAGCTGTACCAAAATTTAGACCTCTAGAGGATGATGGATACCCTGTCGTGAATACCAATGTAGGATCCATTCGAGGACTTAGAGCTGAAGACGGGAACTATTCTATGTTCATGGGCATACCTTTTGCTGAAGTTGATAGAGATAATCCATTTGGT AATGCCATTCCATATCCGAACTTTGAAGAGACATTTGATGCTTTCGACGACTCCGCTATATGCCCTCAAACGGAAGAATTCAACCACACTATAGTAGGCACGATTGATTGCCTGCATGTCAATGTGTACGTGCCTGATAGTGCGAGTCCTCAGAACAAGTTACCAGTCTTTGTTTGGATATTTGGAGGTGGTTTTTCATTTGGTTTTGCTGGCAGATTCCTCTATGGACCAAGCTATTTAGTAAGACATGACATAATTTTCGTAACATTGAACTACCGTGTGGGACCATACGGTTTTATGTGTTTGGATACCCCGGAAGTACCTGGTAACCAGGGATTGAAAGACCAAGTGCTAGCGCTTAGATGGGTCAGGGACAATATAGCTGCTTTCGGTGGAGATGAAACAAAAATAACCATTGGTGGGAACAGTGCAGGTGGAATGGCGGTTGATTTTCATTTGCATTACGGTAAAGATGAGAACCTTTTCCATAAAATCATTCCTCAAAGTGGTACTACTATAATTTATGGATCAGTTGAAACAGGAGATTCTACAGCACCTTTGAAGCTTGCCGAATATTTTGACCACACAACAAGTGATCTGAATGATGCTTTATCATTTCTTGCCACCGTAGACCCACATCAACTCATTGCCGCAACAGCTGAAACAGAAGTATCATTTTTCGTTTGCGTCGAAAAAGAATTCAACAATGTAGAAAGTTTTATTACTACTCACCCAGTCAATACAAAAATTCCAAGAGTAAAAGATATTgaagttatgattggttttaaTAACGATGAAATGTATTCTAGTTTTGCTTCTTTGCCGGATATTATTTTTGGGATGGACGATTTTGTTGGTACTTCGTTGAATAATAGTTTTGACTTTGAGGGGGAAGAAGACctttataatgaaatgaaagaaaTCGTAACACATTTTTACTTAGGAGATGACGACATTAATGTGCAGCtgaaacaagaaataatagACATATCAAGTGATTTCTTCTTCAATCATCCTATCTTGAGAACTGTTAAAAAGTATTTGGACAATGGAGTTGAAAAAATGTATCTATATTTGTTTTCGTATTCTGGTGGAAGGAACTTTGTTAAACATAGGCTTAATATAGAAGGTGGTGGTGCCGCTCACGCTGATGAACTTGGTTATTTGTTTGATATTCAATACATGGAAAAACCTTTGGACCCTGCAGACCAGCTCATTGTGGACAGGATGACTGAAATGTGGGCTAACTTCGTTAAATACGG TGATCCAACACCAGCGCCAACAGAACTAGTCCCCGTCCACTGGCCTCCAGTCACCCGAGACAAGTGGCACTACTTGGAGCTGGACACAGAAATTCGAGTGTCTACAAGACCCTTCCAGAAGCGCATGGCCTTCCTTGATCTCTTTTACAAGAAGAACGAACGGTTCCAACGAGGATATGAAGCACCTTCTTCTGCTAGGAGCATCGTGTTTGACTTTCtgtag
- the LOC141445617 gene encoding juvenile hormone esterase-like, with product MTMARNAFLIVSVVVLAFRNAEAVPKFRPLEDDGYPVVNTNVGSIRGLRAEDGNYSMFMGIPFAEVDKDNPFGNAIPYPNFEETFDAFDDSAICPQTEEFNRTIVGTIDCLHVNVYVPDSASPQNKLPVFVWIFGGGFSFGFPGRFLYGPSYLVRHDIIFVTLNYRLGPYGFMCLDTPEVPGNQGLKDQVLALRWIRDNIAAFGGDETKITIGGNSAGGMAVDFHLHYGKDENLFHKIIPQSGTTVIAGSVGTGDLTAPLKLAEYFDHTTSDLNDALSFLATVDPHQLIAATAETGVFFFVCVEKEFNNVENFITTHPVNTKIPRVKDIEVLIGFTNDEMYSGLATVPDIIFEMSDFVGTSLGINFNFEGEEDLYNEMKEIVTHFYLGDEDINVQLKQEIIDMTSDFVYNHPILRTVKKYLDNGVENMYLYLFSYSGGRNFAKHRLNLEGGGATHADELGYLFDIQYMEKPLHPADQLIVDRMTEMWANFVKYGDPTPAPTELVPVHWPPVTRDKWHYLELDTEIRVSTRPFQERMAFLDLFYKKNERFQRGYEAPSSARSIVLDISLPLLIALRYFL from the exons ATGACAATGGCGCGTAACGCATTTTTAATTGTAAGTGTTGTTGTATTAGCATTTCGAAACGCTGAAGCTGTACCAAAATTTAGACCTCTAGAGGATGATGGATACCCTGTCGTGAATACCAATGTAGGATCCATTCGAGGACTTAGAGCTGAAGACGGGAACTATTCTATGTTCATGGGCATACCTTTTGCTGAAGTTGATAAAGATAATCCATTTGGT AATGCCATTCCATATCCGAACTTTGAAGAGACATTTGATGCTTTCGACGACTCCGCTATATGCCCTCAAACGGAAGAATTCAACCGCACTATAGTAGGCACGATTGATTGCCTGCATGTCAATGTGTACGTGCCTGATAGTGCAAGCCCTCAGAACAAGTTACCAGTCTTTGTTTGGATATTTGGAGGTGGTTTTTCATTTGGTTTTCCTGGCAGATTCCTCTATGGACCAAGCTATTTAGTAAGACATGACATAATTTTCGTAACATTGAACTACCGTCTGGGCCCATACGGTTTTATGTGTTTGGATACTCCGGAAGTACCTGGTAACCAGGGATTGAAAGACCAAGTGCTAGCGCTTAGATGGATCAGGGACAATATAGCTGCTTTCGGTGGAGATGAAACAAAAATAACCATTGGTGGGAACAGTGCAGGTGGAATGGCGGTTGATTTTCATTTGCATTACGGTAAAGATGAGAACCTTTTCCATAAAATAATTCCTCAAAGTGGTACTACTGTAATTGCTGGATCAGTAGGAACCGGAGATCTTACAGCACCTTTGAAACTTGCCGAATACTTTGACCACACAACAAGTGATCTGAATGATGCTTTATCATTTCTTGCCACCGTAGACCCACATCAACTTATTGCCGCAACAGCTGAAACAggagtattttttttcgtttgcgTCGAAAAAGAATTCAACAATGTAGAAAATTTTATTACTACTCACCCAGTCAATACAAAAATTCCAAGAGTAAAAGATATTGAAGTTTTGATTGGTTTTACTAACGATGAAATGTATTCTGGGCTTGCTACTGTGCCTGATATTATTTTTGAGATGAGtgattttgttggaacttcgttgggtattaattttaactttgaGGGGGAAGAAGACctttataatgaaatgaaagaaaTCGTAACACATTTTTACTTGGGAGATGAAGACATAAATGTGCAgctaaaacaagaaataatagaCATGACAAGTGATTTCGTCTACAATCATCCTATCTTGAGAACTGTTAAAAAGTATTTGGACAATGGAGTTGAAAACATGTATCTATATTTGTTTTCGTATTCTGGTGGAAGGAACTTTGCTAAACATAGGCTTAATTTAGAAGGTGGTGGAGCCACTCACGCTGATGAACTTGGTTATCTGTTTGACATTCAATACATGGAGAAACCTTTGCACCCTGCAGACCAGCTCATTGTGGACAGGATGACTGAAATGTGGGCTAACTTCGTTAAGTACGG TGATCCAACACCAGCGCCAACAGAACTAGTCCCCGTCCACTGGCCTCCAGTCACCCGAGACAAGTGGCACTACTTGGAGCTGGACACAGAAATTCGAGTGTCTACAAGACCCTTCCAGGAGCGCATGGCCTTCCTTGATCTCTTTTACAAGAAGAACGAACGGTTCCAACGAGGATATGAAGCACCTTCTTCTGCTAGGAGCATAGTTTTGGACATAAGCTTGCCTTTATTGATTGCTCTTCGATATTTTCTGTAG